One window of Gemmatimonadaceae bacterium genomic DNA carries:
- a CDS encoding SDR family oxidoreductase encodes MILIVGATGTLGGKVARTLLANGQPVRAMTRELANGDKLQSLGAKIVRGDLRDRESLDFALRGVSTVIAAAHSMLGKGEDASELVDDAGHRGLIESAKQAGVRHFIYTSVVGASPDHPVDFWRTKARVERYLQDSGLTWTIIRPTAFMEIHAYQLIGKPVMEGKRVVLFGPGRNPRNYVAAEDVAKVVVGALQIPSLRGEIIEVGGPENLTAHEIVQTFERVSGRKAKVTHLPLGVVRALSRAMKPLHPGVSRVLRVGVINETTDQTFDPSLMRSRVPVTLTRLEDWVRSRVQQVSVSGLAL; translated from the coding sequence ATGATCCTGATCGTCGGCGCTACCGGAACACTCGGCGGCAAAGTAGCGCGGACGCTTCTGGCGAATGGCCAGCCCGTGCGCGCAATGACGCGTGAGCTGGCGAATGGGGACAAGCTGCAATCGCTCGGTGCGAAGATCGTCAGAGGCGATCTGCGGGATCGCGAGTCGCTGGACTTCGCGCTTCGCGGAGTCAGCACGGTGATCGCGGCCGCGCACTCCATGCTCGGCAAGGGCGAAGACGCGAGCGAACTGGTGGATGACGCGGGTCATCGCGGGCTGATAGAGTCGGCGAAGCAAGCCGGCGTGCGGCACTTCATTTACACTTCGGTGGTAGGCGCCTCGCCCGATCATCCCGTGGATTTCTGGCGCACCAAGGCAAGGGTGGAACGATACCTCCAGGACAGCGGGCTGACGTGGACGATCATAAGACCGACCGCGTTCATGGAGATTCACGCGTACCAGCTCATCGGCAAGCCCGTGATGGAGGGGAAGCGCGTGGTGCTGTTCGGCCCGGGAAGAAATCCGAGGAATTACGTCGCTGCGGAGGATGTTGCCAAGGTTGTGGTCGGTGCGCTTCAGATACCATCGCTGCGAGGAGAGATCATCGAAGTTGGCGGGCCGGAAAATCTCACCGCGCACGAAATCGTGCAGACGTTCGAGCGCGTGAGCGGGAGGAAGGCGAAGGTGACTCACCTCCCGCTCGGCGTGGTGCGCGCACTGTCACGCGCGATGAAGCCGCTGCATCCGGGAGTAAGCCGCGTGCTGCGCGTGGGAGTGATCAACGAAACTACGGATCAGACGTTCGATCCATCGCTGATGAGATCGCGGGTGCCGGTCACGCTGACCCGGCTCGAGGACTGGGTGCGGAGCCGCGTGCAGCAGGTGTCCGTGTCCGGTTTGGCATTGTGA
- a CDS encoding isoamylase early set domain-containing protein has translation MTERFDDYLRSDDDIVARIAGPLKTREYLDTTFDARVMSAAHAEALKKADANYRSRTDPADVRRGWWIRPLTMEVSPFRGALLAAGFAGICFALGAAFNAQLVRRESPVVASAPAAATHSDTVHIVRFVLRAPDAKSVSLVGDFNSWTKGATVLATPRGDGTWVVSLALPAGRHEYAFIVDENDGRGQRWVADPLVSSRMDEFGTESSLLELGSESASAGSAD, from the coding sequence GTGACTGAACGCTTCGACGATTATCTGCGCAGCGACGACGACATCGTGGCGAGAATAGCTGGTCCGCTGAAGACGCGCGAATACCTCGATACAACCTTCGATGCTCGTGTCATGTCGGCGGCCCACGCCGAAGCTTTGAAGAAAGCGGATGCCAACTATCGGAGCCGCACTGATCCGGCTGACGTCAGGCGCGGATGGTGGATTCGCCCGCTGACCATGGAGGTCTCACCATTCAGGGGAGCACTGCTGGCGGCAGGCTTCGCCGGCATATGCTTCGCGCTCGGCGCGGCATTCAACGCGCAGCTCGTGCGCCGGGAAAGCCCTGTTGTCGCATCGGCGCCCGCGGCCGCGACGCATTCCGACACCGTACACATCGTGAGATTCGTCCTTCGCGCGCCCGACGCAAAGAGCGTGTCGCTCGTCGGTGATTTCAACTCGTGGACCAAGGGCGCGACGGTGCTAGCCACGCCACGCGGCGATGGGACATGGGTGGTTTCGCTTGCGTTGCCTGCGGGCAGGCATGAGTACGCGTTCATCGTGGACGAGAATGACGGTCGCGGACAGCGATGGGTTGCGGATCCGCTCGTGAGCTCCCGCATGGACGAGTTCGGCACCGAGAGCTCGCTTCTGGAGCTTGGATCCGAATCCGCGTCAGCCGGCTCCGCGGATTGA
- a CDS encoding glycogen-binding domain-containing protein, with translation MRSRFTRNGVIGRLAFVSLLVGITGRPVAGAQVVSGGIEAGAVKMRYADSVDATAAALTPSLRIESGNATLGAAATYSQFSSGEWSGQGTVAGSVFTPRSGPLAAEVAGFFGGSAHQDGGRTTQTLGIGRLHLLGEAGGVWAGGGLGAAWDGAVWRSVRQGEAGAWARISDSYITATFTPVVVEDSIRYSDSQLEYNMAGPRLELSATAGFRSGDRLPTIGGSAKGWGSARATVWLTRSVGIVGSGGMYPVDFTQGFPGGRFASLGLRFSSVRARTSAAESRASLITADPEIAMPSRAEVRELRISSVSAGMRTITVDAVAKRSVEIAGDFTDWKPVPLTSDGSGQWSVLLPIGSGMHEINVRVDGGQWLVPSGLASSRDEFGGSVGILIVR, from the coding sequence TTGAGATCACGATTCACTCGTAACGGTGTGATCGGACGCCTGGCGTTCGTCTCTCTCCTTGTCGGAATAACGGGCCGGCCGGTGGCGGGCGCGCAGGTTGTGAGCGGCGGCATCGAAGCCGGTGCGGTCAAGATGCGTTACGCCGACAGCGTTGATGCCACGGCGGCCGCGCTCACACCATCACTCCGGATCGAATCCGGCAACGCGACGCTCGGCGCGGCCGCGACGTACTCGCAGTTTTCGTCCGGCGAATGGAGTGGACAGGGAACGGTTGCCGGCTCTGTATTCACTCCCCGCTCGGGACCACTGGCGGCCGAGGTGGCGGGTTTCTTCGGCGGCAGCGCACACCAGGACGGCGGCAGAACGACGCAGACTCTCGGTATCGGCCGGCTCCATCTCCTCGGCGAAGCTGGAGGTGTGTGGGCAGGAGGTGGGCTTGGTGCAGCATGGGATGGAGCCGTCTGGCGAAGTGTACGGCAGGGCGAAGCCGGCGCGTGGGCGCGTATCTCCGATTCGTATATCACGGCGACATTCACTCCCGTCGTCGTGGAGGATTCCATTCGCTACTCCGATTCGCAGCTGGAGTACAACATGGCCGGCCCTCGTCTTGAGTTGAGCGCAACCGCCGGTTTTCGCAGTGGCGACAGGCTTCCAACGATTGGGGGGTCGGCCAAGGGTTGGGGCAGTGCTCGCGCTACGGTGTGGCTGACGCGGTCCGTTGGAATCGTCGGAAGCGGCGGGATGTATCCCGTGGATTTTACGCAGGGATTCCCGGGCGGGCGATTCGCTTCGCTGGGATTGAGATTCTCGTCCGTACGGGCCCGGACCTCTGCCGCGGAATCGCGAGCTTCGCTGATCACAGCAGATCCTGAAATCGCGATGCCATCCCGCGCGGAGGTGCGCGAGCTCCGGATCTCCAGCGTGAGCGCGGGCATGAGGACGATCACAGTAGATGCCGTCGCGAAGCGGAGTGTAGAGATCGCGGGCGATTTCACGGACTGGAAGCCGGTTCCTCTCACAAGCGACGGAAGTGGACAGTGGAGTGTGTTGCTTCCCATCGGGTCCGGCATGCACGAGATCAACGTTCGTGTGGACGGCGGCCAGTGGCTCGTACCGTCCGGACTCGCGAGCAGTCGGGATGAATTCGGCGGATCGGTGGGAATACTGATCGTGCGCTAG
- a CDS encoding beta-N-acetylglucosaminidase domain-containing protein, whose product MKPELGIIEGFYGKPWTWEARAETVSFLAPHGYRFYLYAPKADPFLRRRWQESHPDHIALKLEALATHCRENGVRFGVGLSPYELFNNFDDPARDSLARKLAFFDDIGVEDLAILFDDMRGDVPDLATRQTDIVHWCVTRTTATRVIVCPSYYSDDPILDRVFGNRPDNYAEDLGELLDSTIEIMWTGEEVISRQYSPGHLARVTGQLGRKPFIWDNYPVNDGQRMSQYLHLRGFTGRPAAMADHIAAHGINPALQPTLNRIPALTLSDSYRLGNAYEYCESFRRACVDVLGEDLGMRVREDLLTLQDIGLDRLGEKERLLRERYEGVEHNGAREIIAWLNGEYRITDEIVQTQ is encoded by the coding sequence ATGAAACCCGAGCTCGGAATAATCGAGGGATTCTACGGAAAGCCGTGGACGTGGGAAGCGCGTGCGGAAACCGTGTCGTTCCTCGCACCGCACGGCTATCGCTTCTACCTCTACGCACCGAAGGCCGACCCGTTCCTCCGTCGGCGGTGGCAGGAATCACATCCCGACCATATCGCTCTGAAACTCGAAGCGCTTGCCACACACTGCCGTGAAAACGGTGTGCGCTTCGGTGTCGGACTCAGCCCGTACGAGCTCTTCAACAACTTCGACGACCCGGCGCGAGATTCACTCGCCCGCAAGCTCGCCTTCTTCGACGACATCGGCGTCGAGGACCTTGCCATCCTCTTCGATGACATGCGTGGCGACGTTCCCGATCTCGCCACGCGGCAAACGGACATCGTACACTGGTGCGTCACGCGCACCACGGCGACACGGGTCATCGTCTGCCCCAGCTACTACTCCGACGATCCCATCCTCGACCGCGTCTTTGGCAATCGCCCCGACAACTATGCCGAGGATCTCGGCGAGTTGCTCGACTCGACGATCGAGATCATGTGGACTGGAGAGGAAGTCATTTCGCGACAGTACTCACCCGGGCATCTCGCGCGCGTAACCGGGCAGCTTGGACGAAAGCCGTTCATCTGGGATAACTACCCCGTCAACGACGGTCAACGGATGTCGCAGTACCTTCACTTGCGCGGATTCACGGGACGCCCGGCTGCGATGGCCGACCATATCGCTGCCCACGGTATCAACCCGGCACTCCAGCCCACGCTCAACCGCATCCCCGCGCTCACCCTGTCCGACAGCTACCGGCTCGGCAACGCATACGAGTACTGTGAATCATTCAGACGCGCATGCGTGGACGTGCTCGGCGAAGATCTTGGCATGCGCGTACGCGAAGACCTGCTCACGCTCCAGGACATCGGCCTCGACCGGCTCGGCGAAAAAGAACGACTCCTTCGCGAGCGATACGAAGGAGTCGAGCACAATGGAGCACGAGAGATCATCGCCTGGTTGAACGGCGAATACCGCATCACCGACGAGATCGTTCAGACTCAATAG
- a CDS encoding RNA polymerase sigma factor — translation MRALDGVSDADVIQAVLDGNTDAFAIILERYRDNYTRFAVRVLGSGQDADDALQLAFIRAFRNLSGCRDRDRFSGWMYQIVVNECRTFGAKRSRRESMLVRDPEVLAKRAVSSPAPDTTELEEIQRALDQLHSSYREAFVLKHVEDLSYEEMSELTGVNVSALKMRVKRACMQLREILTGVHSD, via the coding sequence ATGAGGGCTCTCGACGGCGTGTCCGACGCCGATGTGATTCAAGCCGTGCTCGACGGCAACACGGACGCATTCGCGATAATCCTCGAACGCTACCGCGACAACTACACGCGCTTCGCTGTGCGCGTGCTCGGCAGCGGGCAGGATGCGGACGATGCATTGCAATTGGCGTTCATTCGCGCGTTCAGGAATCTTTCCGGGTGCCGTGACCGCGACCGGTTCTCCGGATGGATGTATCAGATCGTCGTGAACGAGTGCCGCACGTTCGGCGCGAAGCGAAGCCGGCGCGAAAGCATGCTGGTGCGCGATCCGGAAGTGCTGGCGAAGCGCGCGGTATCGAGCCCGGCGCCGGATACAACCGAGCTCGAAGAGATACAGCGCGCGCTCGATCAGCTTCACTCTTCGTACCGTGAAGCGTTCGTACTGAAGCACGTGGAAGACCTGAGCTACGAAGAGATGTCTGAGCTGACCGGTGTCAACGTGTCGGCGCTCAAGATGAGAGTAAAACGCGCATGCATGCAGCTGCGCGAGATATTGACGGGAGTGCACAGTGACTGA
- a CDS encoding zinc-dependent peptidase codes for MAFGLGAGRRRAGIRARPFPAVWRAILERNVVVFLRLPPEDRAELLGHVQVFLDEKHFEGCGGLELTDEIRVTIAAQACLLLLHRETDYYPHLKSVLVYPSGYREDGERYIGGGIWEDGPEDRLGHTARELRALVLAWDAASRGARDPSDGQNVVLHEFAHQLDFENRSADGTPDLDTHAGYLAWGRVMSAEFTALRHAEESGMPTLLDTYGATNPTEFFAVATEAFFERPRALRTTHPELYAELQKFYRQDPVTFSSEVE; via the coding sequence ATGGCATTCGGTCTCGGAGCTGGACGTCGGCGCGCTGGAATCCGTGCCCGACCGTTCCCGGCGGTGTGGCGCGCGATTCTCGAGCGGAACGTCGTCGTATTCCTGCGCTTGCCGCCGGAGGATCGCGCTGAGCTGCTCGGCCACGTCCAGGTATTCCTCGACGAGAAGCACTTCGAGGGGTGCGGCGGGCTGGAGCTCACGGATGAGATCCGAGTCACGATCGCGGCCCAGGCGTGCCTGCTACTCCTGCATCGTGAGACTGACTACTACCCACACCTGAAGTCGGTTCTCGTCTATCCCAGTGGTTACCGGGAAGATGGCGAGCGGTACATCGGAGGTGGCATCTGGGAGGACGGGCCGGAGGACCGGCTCGGGCATACGGCGCGTGAGCTCCGCGCGCTGGTGCTTGCGTGGGATGCAGCGAGCCGCGGTGCGCGCGATCCGAGCGACGGCCAGAATGTGGTGCTGCACGAGTTTGCGCATCAACTCGATTTCGAGAACAGGAGCGCGGACGGAACTCCGGATCTCGACACACACGCCGGGTATCTCGCGTGGGGAAGGGTAATGAGCGCGGAGTTTACGGCGCTCCGGCATGCCGAAGAGTCGGGCATGCCGACTCTTCTCGATACGTACGGCGCAACAAATCCTACCGAGTTCTTCGCTGTCGCGACGGAGGCGTTCTTCGAGCGGCCGCGCGCGCTCAGGACGACGCACCCGGAGCTCTATGCCGAGCTCCAGAAATTCTATCGGCAGGATCCGGTGACGTTCTCTTCGGAAGTCGAGTGA